A DNA window from Drosophila pseudoobscura strain MV-25-SWS-2005 chromosome 2, UCI_Dpse_MV25, whole genome shotgun sequence contains the following coding sequences:
- the LOC6897090 gene encoding uncharacterized protein isoform X1, translating into MTIPLSDMIRYRRCLSAFLVVFHAVEFVRSAPIVSPVDLSARYVTFDLAIGSKADDLPPELEMKLLQDLLQQSGMDLIRMQLLQLNLMKLLVVLDIFIWVCVYFYAVSV; encoded by the exons ATGACCATTCCCTTATCAGACATGATTCGATATAGAAGGTGCTTGTCTGCCTTTCTTGTAGTCTTCCACGCAGTGGAGTTTGTCCGATCGGCTCCTATTGTTTCACCGGTGGATCTGTCAGCTCGTTATGTTACCTTCGATTTAGCCATTGGCTCAAAGGCGGATGACTTACCACCAGAATTGGAGATGAAACTGCTGCAGGATCTACTTCAACAAAGTG GAATGGATTTGATCCGCATGCAGTTGCTGCAACTAAATCTGATGAAACTGTTGGTCGTCTTGGACATCTTCATCTGGGTCTGTGTCTATTTCTACGCAGTCAGCGTCTAA
- the Gr98a gene encoding putative gustatory receptor 98a: MRLMSGELDSCSLRRMHRVMKCLGIIPFGQHFYLKVLCNLFMVFVIGTASSWRFSFNYEFTYDFLNDHMSRILDLTNFLVLMSAHFTIVMEILWGNRSAEIEQQMEQILHDLRVHLGREVSLKRFRHYSNAIYGSLISRFLLLFGVAVYNNEGLVFSAMFSEAVMQLRFTEFSLYCGVALAFHQELCSAGSSLLVELHLTRFDLWPLRRFTLEKLSRLQQIHGRLWQTIRLIERNFQRSLSIMLLKFFVDTAALPYWLYLSKIQHTSVSVQYYCATEEFCKLMEIIVPCWLCSRCDLMQRKFRSIFYRLATGRRNGQLNAALIRICIQLGQEKYQFSAGGFAYISTEMLGTFLFGMISYIVIGIQFNLNFNASNSSKLAAEAAVTDAPI; the protein is encoded by the exons ATGAGGCTAATGTCGGGCGAACTGGACTCTTGCTCGCTGCGCCGAATGCATCGGGTGATGAAATGTCTGGGAATCATACCCTTTGGACAGCACTTCTATCTGAAGGTTCTGTGCAACTTGTTTATGGTATTCGTGATCGGCACTGCCAGCTCCTGGCGCTTCAGCTTCAACTATGAGTTCACCTACGACTTCCTCAACGATCACATGTCCCGCATCCTCGATCTGACCAACTTCCTGGTATTGATGTCCGCCCATTTCACCATCGTAATGGAGATACTGTGGGGCAACCGTAGTGCCGAAATCGAGCAGCAAATGGAGCAGATCCTCCACGACCTGCGTGTCCATCTGGGCAGAGAGGTGAGCCTGAAGCGGTTTCGCCACTACTCGAATGCCATCTATGGCTCCCTGATCAGCCGATTCCTGCTGCTCTTCGGTGTGGCTGTGTACAACAACGAAGGTCTGGTCTTCTCTGCAATGTTCTCAGAGGCGGTGATGCAGCTGCGCTTCACTGAGTTCAGCCTCTACTGCGGCGTGGCGCTGGCCTTCCACCAGGAGCTCTGCTCGGCTGGCTCCAGCCTCCTAGTGGAGCTGCACCTGACCCGCTTCGACCTGTGGCCCCTGCGCCGCTTCACATTGGAGAAGCTTTCGCGCCTGCAGCAAATCCACGGCCGCCTCTGGCAAACGATCCGCCTTATTGAGCGCAACTTTCAGCGGAGTCTGTCCATTATGTTGCTCAAGTTCTTCGTGGATACTGCCGCCCTGCCCTACTGGCTCTACCTGAGCAAAATCCAGCACACAAGCGTCTCCGTCCAATACT ACTGTGCCACCGAGGAGTTCTGCAAGCTGATGGAAATCATTGtgccctgctggctctgctccCGTTGTGACCTGATGCAGCGGAAGTTTCGCTCGATATTCTACAGACTGGCCACGGGGCGCCGCAATGGACAGTTGAATGCCGCACTGATCCGCATTTGCATCCAGCTGGGGCAGGAGAAATACCAGTTCAGTGCCGGAGGATTCGCTTACATCAGCACAGAAATGTTGGGGACG TTCCTTTTTGGCATGATCAGCTACATTGTGATTGGCATTCAGTTTAACCTGAACTTTAATGCCAGTAACTCCAGTAAACTTGCAGCAGAAGCTGCTGTAACGGATGCCCCAATTTGA
- the LOC6897090 gene encoding uncharacterized protein isoform X2 — translation MTIPLSDMIRYRRCLSAFLVVFHAVEFVRSAPIVSPVDLSARYVTFDLAIGSKADDLPPELEMKLLQDLLQQRMDLIRMQLLQLNLMKLLVVLDIFIWVCVYFYAVSV, via the exons ATGACCATTCCCTTATCAGACATGATTCGATATAGAAGGTGCTTGTCTGCCTTTCTTGTAGTCTTCCACGCAGTGGAGTTTGTCCGATCGGCTCCTATTGTTTCACCGGTGGATCTGTCAGCTCGTTATGTTACCTTCGATTTAGCCATTGGCTCAAAGGCGGATGACTTACCACCAGAATTGGAGATGAAACTGCTGCAGGATCTACTTCAACAAA GAATGGATTTGATCCGCATGCAGTTGCTGCAACTAAATCTGATGAAACTGTTGGTCGTCTTGGACATCTTCATCTGGGTCTGTGTCTATTTCTACGCAGTCAGCGTCTAA